The following coding sequences are from one Vibrio syngnathi window:
- the yjjX gene encoding inosine/xanthosine triphosphatase: MKSVIIASLNPAKISAVKSAFLSAFPDTEFDFKGISVPSGVADQPMSNEETYQGAVKRVHNATQAQPDADFHVGLESGIEGKVTFAWMVVEANGQRGESRSASLMLPPVVLDKLQHANELGDVMDEVFGTDNIKQKGGAIGLLTHNQLTRSSVYHQALILALIPFVNPEHFPI; this comes from the coding sequence ATGAAATCTGTAATCATCGCATCGCTGAATCCAGCTAAAATTAGCGCCGTTAAAAGTGCATTCTTATCGGCTTTTCCTGATACTGAATTTGACTTCAAAGGCATCAGCGTCCCTAGTGGCGTTGCCGATCAACCCATGAGTAATGAAGAAACCTACCAAGGAGCGGTAAAGCGCGTTCACAACGCAACTCAAGCTCAACCTGATGCGGATTTTCATGTTGGATTAGAGTCTGGAATAGAAGGAAAGGTTACCTTTGCTTGGATGGTCGTTGAAGCAAACGGTCAGCGCGGAGAATCTCGATCTGCAAGCTTAATGCTGCCACCCGTTGTGCTTGATAAACTCCAGCATGCGAATGAGCTAGGGGATGTGATGGATGAAGTGTTTGGCACCGATAATATCAAACAAAAAGGCGGTGCGATTGGCCTACTAACGCATAACCAACTAACACGCAGCTCTGTCTATCATCAGGCTTTAATTTTAGCGCTGATCCCATTTGTGAATCCAGAGCACTTTCCTATCTAG